DNA from Exiguobacterium acetylicum:
AAGGATACAACTCGTGTAAAAACAATTCAGGATCATCTTCAGCTACTAATGTTCGTTCGTTATTTGGAATATGTTGTGCTAAATGTTTAATGAATTCGGTTTTCCCCGTACCAGTACCGCCAACAATGAGAATTTTAAATTTCGCTTGAACTGCTGCCTTAAAGAAGTCTAATTCTTCTTTAGAAGCTTGATTAGTACTTAGCATTCTTTCACTAGTCGCTCTCAGTTCTGATGAGCTTTTTCGTATTGAAATAGACGTTCCAATGCCTGATATGTCAGATTTCATGATGTTTAACCGTAACCTCGGAAGGGCTGCATCTGTATATGGTTTTGCGGTTGTCAAAGTAGATTCAGTGACGTTGACTAATCGATATGCAAGTCTTAAAATTTCATCTTCGCTCGAAAACGTAATTCTATCCTTGGTATCTGGATCTACAAAAATAGTATCTCCATTCGGACCAATATATCGAATTGAACTCGTACCATTCACAAAAATGTCTGTTACGTCTTCTCGATCAATAAGTGGTTGAATAATACCGAATCCAGTTATTTCATCAAGAATTGCTCCGACTAATTCTTGTTGTTCAATATTAGGAATAGCGATTCCATTTCGTTGAATGTACTCGGAGATTCTAGCGTTTAGTTTTTGTCGCTTTCCTTTATCAAGAAATGATGATTCTAGAAGTGATTTATTTGTTTCAATCAGATATTTTCGAACTCTTTCTACCGATTCATCAATCAAGTCTTGTTCTTTCTCCCCTAATAACTTTGCTCTGCTTTGCTTGTCGGCATAAGACATTTTAAACAAATCAATTTTATTAGTTGATTGCTGTATATCTTTTGCTGGGTTTAACAAATCGATTTTCGTACTAATTATTCTCACCCCTATTTTATTTATTCATTCCTAGTAAGCTGAGTAAATTGCCTTTACTCTTCACTTTTTCTTGATACCCCACGCCTTGAATACCTAGTTGACTCTGTAATGCTTGAAGCTTAACGTTAATTAAATCACTCCCGATTTTTAGCAACCATTCTTCTCTAACACGCAGTGGATCATATGGAACAGGAAGATAAGGAGTATCACCAATAATTTCATAGATATCGCCTTGGTAATCCTTTTCGTGTTTATTGATTAATAGTGTGTCTTTGAAATCTAATGAGTTTTCCTGCAACCAAACACTTTCATTTCTATATGCAATGACTGATTTCGGTGTTCCCTCCACTACACTAATGACTGAATCAGACGCACTTAAAATTGGATATGAAGTGAATTCGTCTAACTCCGTCGGAACATCAATCACAATATAATCGTAAGGTAACTCTTTCAGTGTGCTCATAAATTTCTCGATCCACTGATTAGGGTTCTCCAGTTTGATTTGATCAAGCTTACCTTGGTACCGAGGAACCACTAAAATATCCATCCCA
Protein-coding regions in this window:
- a CDS encoding CpaF family protein is translated as MLNPAKDIQQSTNKIDLFKMSYADKQSRAKLLGEKEQDLIDESVERVRKYLIETNKSLLESSFLDKGKRQKLNARISEYIQRNGIAIPNIEQQELVGAILDEITGFGIIQPLIDREDVTDIFVNGTSSIRYIGPNGDTIFVDPDTKDRITFSSEDEILRLAYRLVNVTESTLTTAKPYTDAALPRLRLNIMKSDISGIGTSISIRKSSSELRATSERMLSTNQASKEELDFFKAAVQAKFKILIVGGTGTGKTEFIKHLAQHIPNNERTLVAEDDPELFLHELYPSKHFYTFECRMTGNKETDIPYSVGLKLGLRQHPRRIIVGESRGEEAMQMIEFFESGHSGFTSIHAESSEEALQRLKKMCLRSGVNLSGTDILQSIAGAFDLIVVLEKLEDHNRYFTQISEISKFDYESGQVILNDVFVFDYNKDDFIFDSEGKVETLNGVHLVKNKLSERLAKKLSRSLADPELYEFLV
- a CDS encoding AAA family ATPase, whose amino-acid sequence is MPTIISFRSVTRGAGASTLATTFAKETAVLKQKVLFVEANLLSPSFATNTGITHGTKNFLNLVNQGNESYKITNFIANAEDITNKKISSSLNGMDILVVPRYQGKLDQIKLENPNQWIEKFMSTLKELPYDYIVIDVPTELDEFTSYPILSASDSVISVVEGTPKSVIAYRNESVWLQENSLDFKDTLLINKHEKDYQGDIYEIIGDTPYLPVPYDPLRVREEWLLKIGSDLINVKLQALQSQLGIQGVGYQEKVKSKGNLLSLLGMNK